Proteins encoded by one window of Chaetodon trifascialis isolate fChaTrf1 chromosome 15, fChaTrf1.hap1, whole genome shotgun sequence:
- the LOC139344171 gene encoding centriolar coiled-coil protein of 110 kDa-like isoform X2, translating to MCGCPDMESYEEFCLRSLAILQEEGKFKKRTCEPLWSLKARSVICFYGRAVLSPLLNAEQRSEMCDHRQKAVQLEGNRQSQQRNKLLAQVQDILDQAEAHKVPSEEIENLPVSKSATVSGYTLVTDSPGLPRDPGFGLQTDDHPATPCPETPTLNGYKAVEEMMVEREEKSEEEEEEEEEDISLDSLLKRSREYVKKEQSQQGSKVVHTVTRTPPPETVSDKESKSCSPMGDTGIEFGFSLHHSPIGPPQTQIQHQTLYDPSPQQSGCLSPSLPDRYARLPSPESTVSPRAQRRRPRPVSTGNIHISFPVGPADLIPRSPGRSGDGSGMAEWGEALSGATKFPDHWGSVASEGGTSVRKSGSRRSSHCGTSPVQETCSPVSASGPSPKGHDHLAAGFRRRCHTLDSQLHTYHSGVEHIDRSQERVPRFMAGVTWKAPSWRTPSAPLNQSYEVDNPSPSLLRPRVTPDLAQVTLRLEPDDPQGTNSGRITPAVFRNAAEAQTSKTEETQRRAQALEDMQRRLEEEHALQMSLLLAEQEKEQQRLRLELEETERRLQEQGCVRPLSGDACGWTCRSVSDNCPAVSPPCPRLSPGHTPSERSPGHSTGFPSPVSSSVSSPSVQPPVYQWGPTWVVSKPRVRLSLILTAEQQRAFCRIGAIIRGFLTRRLLKTEKVKHLRQTIVDTQEFIRSFQTEASQKRGTYSAQDRSLQERVRAQLRAALYDIHDIFFEMPLGDRLALLQQDRELRAERKLRDMEKAKCPKERVALSAATQRSLDRKKRVGESPAQARRMQQKPKSPTTSRVLKPSQGQNSPVLGQLNRQGSWYRRTPEERVRRSDSLKKQHSLG from the exons atgtgtgggtgTCCAGACATGGAAAGCTATGAGGAGTTCTGTCTGCGGAGTTTGGCCATactgcaggaggaggggaaaTTCAAGAAGAGGACATGTGAGCCACTGTGGTCCCTGAAGGCTCGCTCAGTCATCTGCTTCTATGGAAGAGCTGTGCTTTCTCCCCTG ctgAATGCAGAGCAGCGTAGTGAGATGTGTgaccacagacagaaagcagtccAGCTGGAGGGGAACAGGCAGAGCCAGCAGAGGAACAAGCTTTTGGCTCAGGTTCAGGACATACTGGACCAAGCTGAG GCACATAAAGTACCGAGTGAAGAGATTGAAAACCTGCCAGTTTCTAAATCTGCAACAGTCAGTGGCTACACCCTGGTCACTGACTCTCCTGGCCTTCCCAGAGACCCTGGATTTGGGCTTCAGACAGATGATCATCCGGCCACTCCATGCCCTGAAACCCCCACCCTCAATGGCTACAAGGCAGTAGAGGAAATGATggtggagagggaagagaagagtgaggaggaggaggaggaggaggaggaggatattAGTTTGGACAGCCTCCTTAAGAGATCAAGGGAGTATGTGAAGAAAGAGCAGAGTCAGCAGGGGTCAAAAGTTGTCCACACGGTCACCAGGACTCCCCCGCCTGAGACCGTCTCTGACAAGGAGAGTAAGAGCTGCAGTCCCATGGGGGACACAGGCATTGAGTTTGGATTCAGTCTGCACCATAGCCCTATTGGCCCACCTCAGACCCAAATCCAGCATCAAACTCTGTATGACCCCAGTCCCCAACAGTCTGGCTGCCTCTCACCTAGTCTACCTGACCGGTATGCTCGTCTTCCCAGTCCAGAGTCCACCGTTAGTCCCCGTGCACAGAGACGTAGACCACGCCCAGTTTCAACAGGGaatattcacatttcatttcccGTCGGCCCAGCAGACCTTATTCCCCGAAGCCCAGGACGGTCAGGGGATGGTTCTGGCATGGCGGAATGGGGAGAAGCTCTCTCAGGGGCCACAAAGTTCCCGGATCACTGGGGCTCAGTTGCGAGTGAAGGTGGGACCAGTGTTCGCAAGAGTGGCAGTCGTCGCTCCAGCCACTGTGGTACCAGTCCAGTGCAGGAGACCTGTAGCCCTGTTAGTGCCTCAGGGCCTAGCCCGAAGGGACATGACCATCTGGCGGCAGGATTTCGCCGGCGCTGCCACACCCTGGACAGCCAGCTGCATACCTACCACTCTGGAGTTGAGCACATAGACCGCAGCCAGGAAAGGGTTCCTCGCTTCATGGCAGGAGTTACATGGAAGGCTCCAAGTTGGCGCACCCCTTCAGCTCCCTTAAACCAGTCGTATGAGGTAGATAATCCTTCACCATCTCTTTTGAGGCCCCGCGTGACTCCTGACCTGGCTCAGGTCACACTCAGGCTGGAGCCCGACGACCCTCAGGGGACAAACAGTGGAAGGATCACACCGGCGGTCTTCAGAAATGCAGCTGAGGCACAGACCAGCAAGACAG AGGAGACCCAGAGGCGAGCGCAGGCTCTGGAGGACATGCAAAGGCGTCTGGAGGAGGAGCATGCCTTGCAGATGTCTCTACTCCTGGCCgagcaggagaaagagcaaCAGCGCCTTCGTCTG GAGCtcgaggagacagagagaagactgCAGGAGCAGGGCTGTGTGCGGCCTTTGAGTGGGGATGCTTGTGGGTGGACTTGTAGGTCTGTGAGTGACAACTGTCCTGCTGTGAGCCCCCCCTGCCCAAGACTAAGCCCCGGCCACACACCATCTGAGCGATCACCTGGACACAGTACAG GTTTTCCCAGTCCCGTAAGTTCCAGTGTGTCCTCTCCCTCAGTCCAACCTCCCGTTTATCAGTGGGGGCCCACATGGGTAGTTAGCAAACCTCGAGTGAGGCTAAGTCTG ATTCTGAccgcagagcagcagagagcgtTTTGTCGAATAGGCGCCATAATTCGCGGATTCCTCACACGCAGACTCCTCAAAACAGAGAAGGTCAAACACCTGCGCCAGACCATCGTG gATACGCAGGAGTTCATCCGTTCATTCCAGACTGAAGCTTCACAGAAGAGAGGCACCTACTCAGCACAAGATCGCTCCCTGCAGGAGAGAGTTCGAGCCCAG TTACGTGCAGCCCTTTATGACATCCATGACATCTTCTTCGAAATGCCTCTGGGGGATCGATTGGCAttgctgcagcaggacagggAGCTCCGAGCAGAGAGGAAGCTACGAGACATG GAGAAAGCGAAGTGCCCCAAGGAGAGAGTGgctctgtctgctgccacacagAGGTCTTTGGACAGGAAAAAGAG GGTTGGCGAATCCCCAGCACAGGCTAGAAGGATGCAGCAGAAGCCAAAGAGCCCCACTACCAGCAG GGTCCTCAAGCCAAGCCAAGGCCAAAACTCTCCTGTCCTAGGCCAACTGAACCGCCAGGG GAGCTGGTACAGACGAACcccagaggagagagtgaggcgCTCAGACAGCCTGAAGAAGCAGCACTCTCTGGGCTAA
- the LOC139344171 gene encoding centriolar coiled-coil protein of 110 kDa-like isoform X3 yields MCGCPDMESYEEFCLRSLAILQEEGKFKKRTCEPLWSLKARSVICFYGRAVLSPLLNAEQRSEMCDHRQKAVQLEGNRQSQQRNKLLAQVQDILDQAEAHKVPSEEIENLPVSKSATVSGYTLVTDSPGLPRDPGFGLQTDDHPATPCPETPTLNGYKAVEEMMVEREEKSEEEEEEEEEDISLDSLLKRSREYVKKEQSQQGSKVVHTVTRTPPPETVSDKESKSCSPMGDTGIEFGFSLHHSPIGPPQTQIQHQTLYDPSPQQSGCLSPSLPDRYARLPSPESTVSPRAQRRRPRPVSTGNIHISFPVGPADLIPRSPGRSGDGSGMAEWGEALSGATKFPDHWGSVASEGGTSVRKSGSRRSSHCGTSPVQETCSPVSASGPSPKGHDHLAAGFRRRCHTLDSQLHTYHSGVEHIDRSQERVPRFMAGVTWKAPSWRTPSAPLNQSYEVDNPSPSLLRPRVTPDLAQVTLRLEPDDPQGTNSGRITPAVFRNAAEAQTSKTEETQRRAQALEDMQRRLEEEHALQMSLLLAEQEKEQQRLRLELEETERRLQEQGCVRPLSGDACGWTCRSVSDNCPAVSPPCPRLSPGHTPSERSPGHSTGFPSPVSSSVSSPSVQPPVYQWGPTWVVSKPRVRLSLILTAEQQRAFCRIGAIIRGFLTRRLLKTEKVKHLRQTIVTEASQKRGTYSAQDRSLQERVRAQLRAALYDIHDIFFEMPLGDRLALLQQDRELRAERKLRDMEKAKCPKERVALSAATQRSLDRKKRVGESPAQARRMQQKPKSPTTSRVLKPSQGQNSPVLGQLNRQGSWYRRTPEERVRRSDSLKKQHSLG; encoded by the exons atgtgtgggtgTCCAGACATGGAAAGCTATGAGGAGTTCTGTCTGCGGAGTTTGGCCATactgcaggaggaggggaaaTTCAAGAAGAGGACATGTGAGCCACTGTGGTCCCTGAAGGCTCGCTCAGTCATCTGCTTCTATGGAAGAGCTGTGCTTTCTCCCCTG ctgAATGCAGAGCAGCGTAGTGAGATGTGTgaccacagacagaaagcagtccAGCTGGAGGGGAACAGGCAGAGCCAGCAGAGGAACAAGCTTTTGGCTCAGGTTCAGGACATACTGGACCAAGCTGAG GCACATAAAGTACCGAGTGAAGAGATTGAAAACCTGCCAGTTTCTAAATCTGCAACAGTCAGTGGCTACACCCTGGTCACTGACTCTCCTGGCCTTCCCAGAGACCCTGGATTTGGGCTTCAGACAGATGATCATCCGGCCACTCCATGCCCTGAAACCCCCACCCTCAATGGCTACAAGGCAGTAGAGGAAATGATggtggagagggaagagaagagtgaggaggaggaggaggaggaggaggaggatattAGTTTGGACAGCCTCCTTAAGAGATCAAGGGAGTATGTGAAGAAAGAGCAGAGTCAGCAGGGGTCAAAAGTTGTCCACACGGTCACCAGGACTCCCCCGCCTGAGACCGTCTCTGACAAGGAGAGTAAGAGCTGCAGTCCCATGGGGGACACAGGCATTGAGTTTGGATTCAGTCTGCACCATAGCCCTATTGGCCCACCTCAGACCCAAATCCAGCATCAAACTCTGTATGACCCCAGTCCCCAACAGTCTGGCTGCCTCTCACCTAGTCTACCTGACCGGTATGCTCGTCTTCCCAGTCCAGAGTCCACCGTTAGTCCCCGTGCACAGAGACGTAGACCACGCCCAGTTTCAACAGGGaatattcacatttcatttcccGTCGGCCCAGCAGACCTTATTCCCCGAAGCCCAGGACGGTCAGGGGATGGTTCTGGCATGGCGGAATGGGGAGAAGCTCTCTCAGGGGCCACAAAGTTCCCGGATCACTGGGGCTCAGTTGCGAGTGAAGGTGGGACCAGTGTTCGCAAGAGTGGCAGTCGTCGCTCCAGCCACTGTGGTACCAGTCCAGTGCAGGAGACCTGTAGCCCTGTTAGTGCCTCAGGGCCTAGCCCGAAGGGACATGACCATCTGGCGGCAGGATTTCGCCGGCGCTGCCACACCCTGGACAGCCAGCTGCATACCTACCACTCTGGAGTTGAGCACATAGACCGCAGCCAGGAAAGGGTTCCTCGCTTCATGGCAGGAGTTACATGGAAGGCTCCAAGTTGGCGCACCCCTTCAGCTCCCTTAAACCAGTCGTATGAGGTAGATAATCCTTCACCATCTCTTTTGAGGCCCCGCGTGACTCCTGACCTGGCTCAGGTCACACTCAGGCTGGAGCCCGACGACCCTCAGGGGACAAACAGTGGAAGGATCACACCGGCGGTCTTCAGAAATGCAGCTGAGGCACAGACCAGCAAGACAG AGGAGACCCAGAGGCGAGCGCAGGCTCTGGAGGACATGCAAAGGCGTCTGGAGGAGGAGCATGCCTTGCAGATGTCTCTACTCCTGGCCgagcaggagaaagagcaaCAGCGCCTTCGTCTG GAGCtcgaggagacagagagaagactgCAGGAGCAGGGCTGTGTGCGGCCTTTGAGTGGGGATGCTTGTGGGTGGACTTGTAGGTCTGTGAGTGACAACTGTCCTGCTGTGAGCCCCCCCTGCCCAAGACTAAGCCCCGGCCACACACCATCTGAGCGATCACCTGGACACAGTACAG GTTTTCCCAGTCCCGTAAGTTCCAGTGTGTCCTCTCCCTCAGTCCAACCTCCCGTTTATCAGTGGGGGCCCACATGGGTAGTTAGCAAACCTCGAGTGAGGCTAAGTCTG ATTCTGAccgcagagcagcagagagcgtTTTGTCGAATAGGCGCCATAATTCGCGGATTCCTCACACGCAGACTCCTCAAAACAGAGAAGGTCAAACACCTGCGCCAGACCATCGTG ACTGAAGCTTCACAGAAGAGAGGCACCTACTCAGCACAAGATCGCTCCCTGCAGGAGAGAGTTCGAGCCCAG TTACGTGCAGCCCTTTATGACATCCATGACATCTTCTTCGAAATGCCTCTGGGGGATCGATTGGCAttgctgcagcaggacagggAGCTCCGAGCAGAGAGGAAGCTACGAGACATG GAGAAAGCGAAGTGCCCCAAGGAGAGAGTGgctctgtctgctgccacacagAGGTCTTTGGACAGGAAAAAGAG GGTTGGCGAATCCCCAGCACAGGCTAGAAGGATGCAGCAGAAGCCAAAGAGCCCCACTACCAGCAG GGTCCTCAAGCCAAGCCAAGGCCAAAACTCTCCTGTCCTAGGCCAACTGAACCGCCAGGG GAGCTGGTACAGACGAACcccagaggagagagtgaggcgCTCAGACAGCCTGAAGAAGCAGCACTCTCTGGGCTAA
- the LOC139344171 gene encoding centriolar coiled-coil protein of 110 kDa-like isoform X1, which translates to MCGCPDMESYEEFCLRSLAILQEEGKFKKRTCEPLWSLKARSVICFYGRAVLSPLLNAEQRSEMCDHRQKAVQLEGNRQSQQRNKLLAQVQDILDQAEAHKVPSEEIENLPVSKSATVSGYTLVTDSPGLPRDPGFGLQTDDHPATPCPETPTLNGYKAVEEMMVEREEKSEEEEEEEEEDISLDSLLKRSREYVKKEQSQQGSKVVHTVTRTPPPETVSDKESKSCSPMGDTGIEFGFSLHHSPIGPPQTQIQHQTLYDPSPQQSGCLSPSLPDRYARLPSPESTVSPRAQRRRPRPVSTGNIHISFPVGPADLIPRSPGRSGDGSGMAEWGEALSGATKFPDHWGSVASEGGTSVRKSGSRRSSHCGTSPVQETCSPVSASGPSPKGHDHLAAGFRRRCHTLDSQLHTYHSGVEHIDRSQERVPRFMAGVTWKAPSWRTPSAPLNQSYEVDNPSPSLLRPRVTPDLAQVTLRLEPDDPQGTNSGRITPAVFRNAAEAQTSKTEETQRRAQALEDMQRRLEEEHALQMSLLLAEQEKEQQRLRLELEETERRLQEQGCVRPLSGDACGWTCRSVSDNCPAVSPPCPRLSPGHTPSERSPGHSTGFPSPVSSSVSSPSVQPPVYQWGPTWVVSKPRVRLSLILTAEQQRAFCRIGAIIRGFLTRRLLKTEKVKHLRQTIVDTQEFIRSFQTEASQKRGTYSAQDRSLQERVRAQLRAALYDIHDIFFEMPLGDRLALLQQDRELRAERKLRDMEKAKCPKERVALSAATQRSLDRKKRVGESPAQARRMQQKPKSPTTSRVLKPSQGQNSPVLGQLNRQGWYRRTPEERVRRSDSLKKQHSLG; encoded by the exons atgtgtgggtgTCCAGACATGGAAAGCTATGAGGAGTTCTGTCTGCGGAGTTTGGCCATactgcaggaggaggggaaaTTCAAGAAGAGGACATGTGAGCCACTGTGGTCCCTGAAGGCTCGCTCAGTCATCTGCTTCTATGGAAGAGCTGTGCTTTCTCCCCTG ctgAATGCAGAGCAGCGTAGTGAGATGTGTgaccacagacagaaagcagtccAGCTGGAGGGGAACAGGCAGAGCCAGCAGAGGAACAAGCTTTTGGCTCAGGTTCAGGACATACTGGACCAAGCTGAG GCACATAAAGTACCGAGTGAAGAGATTGAAAACCTGCCAGTTTCTAAATCTGCAACAGTCAGTGGCTACACCCTGGTCACTGACTCTCCTGGCCTTCCCAGAGACCCTGGATTTGGGCTTCAGACAGATGATCATCCGGCCACTCCATGCCCTGAAACCCCCACCCTCAATGGCTACAAGGCAGTAGAGGAAATGATggtggagagggaagagaagagtgaggaggaggaggaggaggaggaggaggatattAGTTTGGACAGCCTCCTTAAGAGATCAAGGGAGTATGTGAAGAAAGAGCAGAGTCAGCAGGGGTCAAAAGTTGTCCACACGGTCACCAGGACTCCCCCGCCTGAGACCGTCTCTGACAAGGAGAGTAAGAGCTGCAGTCCCATGGGGGACACAGGCATTGAGTTTGGATTCAGTCTGCACCATAGCCCTATTGGCCCACCTCAGACCCAAATCCAGCATCAAACTCTGTATGACCCCAGTCCCCAACAGTCTGGCTGCCTCTCACCTAGTCTACCTGACCGGTATGCTCGTCTTCCCAGTCCAGAGTCCACCGTTAGTCCCCGTGCACAGAGACGTAGACCACGCCCAGTTTCAACAGGGaatattcacatttcatttcccGTCGGCCCAGCAGACCTTATTCCCCGAAGCCCAGGACGGTCAGGGGATGGTTCTGGCATGGCGGAATGGGGAGAAGCTCTCTCAGGGGCCACAAAGTTCCCGGATCACTGGGGCTCAGTTGCGAGTGAAGGTGGGACCAGTGTTCGCAAGAGTGGCAGTCGTCGCTCCAGCCACTGTGGTACCAGTCCAGTGCAGGAGACCTGTAGCCCTGTTAGTGCCTCAGGGCCTAGCCCGAAGGGACATGACCATCTGGCGGCAGGATTTCGCCGGCGCTGCCACACCCTGGACAGCCAGCTGCATACCTACCACTCTGGAGTTGAGCACATAGACCGCAGCCAGGAAAGGGTTCCTCGCTTCATGGCAGGAGTTACATGGAAGGCTCCAAGTTGGCGCACCCCTTCAGCTCCCTTAAACCAGTCGTATGAGGTAGATAATCCTTCACCATCTCTTTTGAGGCCCCGCGTGACTCCTGACCTGGCTCAGGTCACACTCAGGCTGGAGCCCGACGACCCTCAGGGGACAAACAGTGGAAGGATCACACCGGCGGTCTTCAGAAATGCAGCTGAGGCACAGACCAGCAAGACAG AGGAGACCCAGAGGCGAGCGCAGGCTCTGGAGGACATGCAAAGGCGTCTGGAGGAGGAGCATGCCTTGCAGATGTCTCTACTCCTGGCCgagcaggagaaagagcaaCAGCGCCTTCGTCTG GAGCtcgaggagacagagagaagactgCAGGAGCAGGGCTGTGTGCGGCCTTTGAGTGGGGATGCTTGTGGGTGGACTTGTAGGTCTGTGAGTGACAACTGTCCTGCTGTGAGCCCCCCCTGCCCAAGACTAAGCCCCGGCCACACACCATCTGAGCGATCACCTGGACACAGTACAG GTTTTCCCAGTCCCGTAAGTTCCAGTGTGTCCTCTCCCTCAGTCCAACCTCCCGTTTATCAGTGGGGGCCCACATGGGTAGTTAGCAAACCTCGAGTGAGGCTAAGTCTG ATTCTGAccgcagagcagcagagagcgtTTTGTCGAATAGGCGCCATAATTCGCGGATTCCTCACACGCAGACTCCTCAAAACAGAGAAGGTCAAACACCTGCGCCAGACCATCGTG gATACGCAGGAGTTCATCCGTTCATTCCAGACTGAAGCTTCACAGAAGAGAGGCACCTACTCAGCACAAGATCGCTCCCTGCAGGAGAGAGTTCGAGCCCAG TTACGTGCAGCCCTTTATGACATCCATGACATCTTCTTCGAAATGCCTCTGGGGGATCGATTGGCAttgctgcagcaggacagggAGCTCCGAGCAGAGAGGAAGCTACGAGACATG GAGAAAGCGAAGTGCCCCAAGGAGAGAGTGgctctgtctgctgccacacagAGGTCTTTGGACAGGAAAAAGAG GGTTGGCGAATCCCCAGCACAGGCTAGAAGGATGCAGCAGAAGCCAAAGAGCCCCACTACCAGCAG GGTCCTCAAGCCAAGCCAAGGCCAAAACTCTCCTGTCCTAGGCCAACTGAACCGCCAGGG CTGGTACAGACGAACcccagaggagagagtgaggcgCTCAGACAGCCTGAAGAAGCAGCACTCTCTGGGCTAA